The Lycium barbarum isolate Lr01 chromosome 11, ASM1917538v2, whole genome shotgun sequence genome contains the following window.
CCACCTGGTTAATCCCTGCATTGCTTTTATGTTGTCCAAGGTATCCGGGATTTCTTCAATCACCTTGATCTTGTCTGGGTTTACCTCGATTCCCCTTTAAGGAGTCATTTGGACCCGCTTTATGAAGATATTTTTAGGTACTACAACTACATTGGCTAACCAATTCAGGTATTTTACATCCTGGATAGACCCTATATTGAGTAACCTTGTTACCTCCTCTTTAACAAACTTGTTTCCGACCTCGGCTATAAGCTGTTTCTTTTGCTTTACCGGTGGGAAGCTGGGATCCAGGCTAAATTTGTGTGTGCTAACCTCTAGGGGTATACCTATCATATCTTGATGGGACCAAGAAAAACAATCATGGTTAGCTTAAGGTAAGCAAGAATATCACTCCTGAGCTCGGGGGTTagacccgtgcccaggtatacttTCATCTCCAAGAGATCTGCATACAAGCCAACTTGTTCTAGCTCTTCTGATGTTGACTTAGTTGCTATGAATCATGGGGTACTTGAAAATACCTGGGAACCAGATACCTGTCCGGTAACTCATCTTCGGGTCACATTGTTGCTTCTTGTACTTGCGGGACCGAATCGGGTGCGATCTCCGATTCCTGTGATTACTATTTGACGTCTTTTGACTCTTCCTTGACCTTTGGCTCATGATGATGAACATTTCTCTTGCAGCCGTTTGCTCCTCCTAGATATGATTGATGCCCTTCAGAGTGGAAAATTTATCAGTAGATGCAATGTTAACAGTACTGCCCTCACGTTATGTAACTACAACCTTCCGAAGATTACATTGTACCTCATGTCACCATCTATAACATAGAACTTTGTCTCTTTGATCATTCCCCCAACATTTACTGGTAGTGTATATCTCTTTTGGTCATTTCACCATATTGAATCCGAAAAGGACCCAAGTGGCTGGTAATAGCTTTTTTAACATCTCCCTTTTCTCTACGACTTTCCATCGAATGTTGGCTGAACTACCTAGATCAATCAAGACATGTTAAGTTTGAAAATAGTCTATGTCTACAGTGATTACCAGTGCCTCATTATGAGACGATGTGATCCCCTCTATGTCTTCTTCGATGAAAGTGATGCCATTTTTATCCTTAACTTCACGAGGTATCTTTTCCCAAGTAACTGACACCTTTCTCTTTTTTTCCATCATGAAGGTTGTACCAGCAACTTCGGCTCCTCCAATTATCATATTTATTACCTGACGTGTGACGATCGGCACGACCTGGTCGTTTGTACCTATACTTTTTTCATAATTATTCTTCGCTCTCTCACTCAATAACTACCTTAGGTATCCTTTCTTGAGAAAGTCAGTCACCTTCTCCCGGAGATGCCTGCAGTTCGCTCTTCTATGCCCTTTCGTGCAATGGAAATGGTACCATACAGTCATATCCCTTGAATTAGGGTCAGATCGGAGCAGCATAAGGAATCGTGTCGCAGGCTTAGTTCTCATGGTGGCTACCATCTGCACCTCATCAATGTTGAAGTTATATTCAGAGAGCTTTGGATATTTCGTACGCCTTTAAGGGGATCAAAGAGACTCTCCTCTAGCTCTCCTCTACAGACCCCAGTTGCTTCTACCACGATCATCCTTTCTATCGACATTTGACCTTTCCAAGGACCGGTACCCCTAATTACCACTGATCTCTCCGACAGAGTATATGGTTGAAACCGGTTCTTTGATGAGTTACGGTCCGACCCAACCCCTTTGCTCGTTGAATCTTGATGCCAGGTTCATCCAGTGACCTCTCCTAGCAGATCGTCTTCCACCCAGATCTTTGACTCATACCTATTTTATACATATTCCCACGTTGTTGCTTGAAAATACAATAGATTCTCTTTGAGTTTTTGTGAAGCGTCTGAGATATGAGGATTTAAACTCTCGGTGAAAGCCTCTGCGGCCCGGATGACGAAATCACAGAGTAACTCGCTTTCTTTTTACAAATACAAAAGATGTCTGCCTTTTGTGTTTGCACCTTTCGGGCTCCAGCACGTGGCTTAATAAACATATCTGCGAGCTTAACAAACAAACCAATTGAGTGTTCGGGCAAAAGAGAATACCAAGTTAAGGCCCCTTTTGGCCAATGTGTCGCCAAATTTCTTGATTAAGACAGATTGAATCTCATTCTCCTTAAGGTCATTCCCTTTGACCGCCATGGTATACGCCGTTATATGTTCTTGTGGATCCGTTGTCCCATCGCACTTAAGGATGTTCAACATATTGAATCTTTTTGGGATCAGCTCTGGCTCTGCCTCAGGTTTGTATGCCAACTGAATGTACTTCTTCCCATCTAGGCCCTTGATAATCGGTGGTGCCCCCGAGATCTGGTCCGTCCAGTCATGAAATTCCTTCACGTTCTTTTCTGCTTCCTTAGTATTTTTGTCCATCATATTGTTGATGTCTTGCATGAACTGTAAGATCCATGCCCCAAAGGGGTCCTCCAAAGCGTTTTCGCTCCCTGATGCATCTCCATTTCCAAAGGTTCTTCCTTCTGATCGATCGCCCCTAGATGTGTCATTCCTAACTATATGAGCGGGGGAGTCCCTTCGGCGCCGCTTTCTCCAGCATTTGGAACGTTGCGAAAAAGTGCTAACATAGTCTACCTCATGAGTTCCATCTCCTCGATCAATGGCTGTTGTTGTGACCTCATAATCTACATCGCTTCCTTGGGGATCTCGTCAGTAGGAGTTGCTTTCTCTGTAACCTGTTGATTTTGACCGTTCCTCGAGGCAATTGATCCATATGTATGCTGGGCCTTAGTCGTTGGATCGTGGGCAGGCACGCCATTCAGATTAAGCTGCTCATTGTTACTGTCATTTTCGGTGTTGAGACATGCTTGGTCATCACTAATATTTGTCATAACTGAAATAACGGTTCTACTAGAGAAAACTAAAGAGAATCAGTATAATAGACAGGGTCACAATGATACCACAATTGTCCCGCCCCGGTGCTAGTTTACCCGTAAATCGATATAATTGAATTTGTATACGTGGTTATGGATACACAGATCAATATGActaaaataatgaaataatagACAAGAACAAGTAAGATAATTGTAAAGAAAACTAATAATACTCAaagtaaatagcatgcatgagccTTGGAGAAGTTGTGAGCTAGAGTCCCTAGGCGGAGAGATTGCCAAAGCTTTGTCAAGATAGATCAAGTGCTAATATTAAGAAATTGCTTAAGAGTGCTTGCTTTTGCAATTAGATTTCAGATGTCCTTTAAAATGAAATGTGATACTCTATTTATATTAAAGCTATGAGGTGCACGATCCATGAATCGTGCCTCCCTTTATTACCAAATATTAATAAAAAGGGGTAATAATGCTCATTTAAGACTCGATGAAGACCTGGAGTCTTCTTGTAACGTCTGATCGTTGAACTTCGTGTGACCGGTGCAATAGAACGATACCCCGAGCCTTTACACTCTTTAGTCCCCATAAGCGAGATATCATACCACTTTTTCAGGGTCATGCAAGTTTCCTCGGAGCTTCTCCCTATCTAACTCAAATCCGATCTATCACTCTTGCCACATGTCATCACTTAATACATCCACTTGGAGTCTACGAATTTTACCCAATACATGAAGTTCatttatatttccttttcttttttcctccCAACAAGCCCTGTCGACCCGAAGAACAGAAATGTATATGCAAACCAAAAGCTACATCTTACAGGTGGGTGGACCAGAAGTAGCCAAAACATATTGACCATTCCATTATGTCAGTCAAAATTTATGTAACAGTTTTGTGTACATTACACAATACGTACGACGGATTATGACTATTTCACTAATTATAAATATTAATGATTTAATCAATTTCACTCGGTTACTTGTGTTGTTATCATGGTTTTTGTCATTTGAATTTAGCATAGTAGATTTTGTATGTATCATAGATCTGTTGGGCTAAACCAAATGAAGAAAAACAATTGTACGCATGCATTATGGTGCCAAACAATAATACCGAATTCATCAAAACTTCCTTTACCGAATTCTTGTGCTTTGTTTCTCCGTAGTTGATCTCCACTATAAAATAGCATTTGAAGTGTGCATAGGTTCTTCAAGTCCCTTTTGTAGATCCATAGAGAGCATTCAGCACTTGAAACTCAAAAAGGGCTTCACTAGGTAGATATATCATCATGGTGCAATTAAGTGTTCATGACTTATCTTTCATGTTTGGACTTCTTGGTATGTTAAATTGCAAAACAATGTACACTGATTTTGTACCTTTTATCTTTATTTTGTTCTCTCAATATTCTTTAACTTGTATTCTACTGTTATGCAGGTAATATCGTGTCATTCATAGTGTTCTTAGCACCAGTGTAAGAACAATTACTCTGATCCCTCTGTCCATATTTAATTtgacacaccccttaagaaataattaataaaatgatATGCTTACTATATCAGGCTTTGAATATGATAAATTCAATGTTTTAGAAAATGCATCAagaaatgattatagttaataaTAAGGATAAATTGAGAACTAAGTGTTAAATTCTGTCTTAATTTGCTaaattggacaagtaaaagtgcacatgTATTTTTAATATAGAGGACAAGTAAAATTGGATGGAGCGAGTACATTTCAAGTCTATTTAAGAAGTTTTCAGACAATAATAATATGATGGACAAGTTGGTTTCTTTCtccatttctttttttcttccaGGCCAACATTTTACAAGATATATAAAAGGAATTCATCAGAAGGGTTTCAAGCAATACCATATTTAGTAGCACTATTTAGTGCAGGACTATTGCTATATTATGCTTATCTCAAGAAGAATGCCTACCTTATTGTCAGCATTAATGGCTTTGGATGTGTCATTGAATTAGCTTCCAAGTCTCAGGTGAACTCCCTTTGCTCTTTCTCATTAGGAAAGAAACAAATTAAATTTTATACACGTGTTGTATATGATTTGAGTTATCGGATTAAATCTTATACACTGATAGTACAATTTTATTTATTAGTGTAGTCACATATTACAGCATGCTAGTTATCATAGATATTAACTTGTAATTATCTCATAAATTACGTGATAGCGTACTGTCAGTACACTACAATGTAAAGATTCTTTTACACTATTAGTGTCTTTTAACTTGAGATAGCAAGTCAGTTACCATTTTTATCAAGTTACTAATTAATCATTTTAGGAGAGATTTGTTTGTAATTACTTTATAAATGGTTTGATTgtgtaaaatatttatatttacaCTATCAATACAGAAAAAGAGACATATTTCATACTACTATTTTGCTTGCTATAATTTGCAGATTTTCACGGGGTGGCTGATGTTGTTGATAGTGGGAGCCCTAGGAATGGTAATGTTATTTTCTTATGTATTTGCAAAATGCTCAGAAAGAGTGATGATAGTGGGATGGATTTGTGCTGTTATCCACGTTGCGGTCTTTGCTGCTCCTTTAAGCATCATGGTCTCATTAATTACTCTCTAGTATTTATTTCATACTGTAATTTATCcctttatatttatatatatgctttAGTTACTTCCTTAGCTCTTATAAATGTGTGTTGCATAGGCAAGTAATAAGAACAAAGAGTGTAGAGTTTATGCCCTTCACTTTATCATTGTTCCTCACTCTCTGCGCTACAATGTGGTTTTTCTATGGGTTTTTCAAGGACTTCTACATTGAAGTAAGTCATCAATAAATTCATACAATTTACTCCCTCTGTTTAATGAAGAATAACTTTTTTCAGATACAATATGTACCAATGATCGGGTGCGGTTCAGTGAAATCGGTGGTCTAGAGCAAAATCTTAATAAGAGATCTCAAATATATTTAACAAAACTAGCTTCTGTGTGCGTCACACGTGCATTCCGTGCGCCGCACGTGCATCCCATCTCAAttagaaaaattattttaaaatcaCATATATATTGTTGTTAAACATGTGTGTGAGGTATACATCTAAAGTAAAAGGAAGTTAGTGCACGCTCAAAAAAGATGAAGGATGATCCGATTTTAGTAGATTTAATAGTTAAACAGAAAATTATTGGACATTATTTAAATTTGGGGTGGTTGTTTCTTGAAATAGTTTGCTGAGCATATGAGACAGCCTTTAAGAAGCAATTTTCTAGCTTAATTTAATTcttttaaaaggaaaaataaaaaaaaactatacaCCTAACTCTACTTTTACTAACTACTATTAAAAAATGGACCCCCATAATTTAGGGGCCTAAAACACTTGCCTTAGTGTCTTGTATATTAGGTCGTCCCGCCGATGATATTTCTCTCTCTATAAAAGAGTACTATATCATTATGATTCAAATTGGAATTTAAAAGTTAAAAGAAAACGAAAAAGTATCTTACAAATGAAAAAGCGTCCTATAGAAATGGAATAGAGGGGTAGTGCTTTTTTCCTGTTCcaaccttttcttttcttctaaacaactaatttgatttttatttaattttgttACCCATTGGGGATTGTGCAGTTACCAAACTGTACTGGGGTTTCTATTTGGAGTCGTTCAAATGCTACTATATTTTGTTTACAAGGATTCAGATAAAGAGGACATTAATGAAATATTGGATCTCAAAGAAGTTGCAAAATCAAAAGGTGTAGAAGTCAGTGTCAAGATTGAAGGTGATTCTAAGGCATTGCACTCAATGGAGAAGGTTTTTCCATAATCAAAATAAGCAAGAAAAGGAATATCTAGCAAGAATTTAGAAACTTGTAATATTTAGTACTTGTAGCAGGCGGTGTGACCTAGACTTTACACTAATAATTCTGATTACCCAAACTTATATATGGAATGTATTTACATGTATCTAATGTTTACATTAAATTGATAAATATATAACATGTATTTACAATACACATAGTTACTATTTCTGTCCCGTTTTATGTGTCACAGTTTCCTTTTTATTTCGTCTCAAACGAATGATATCTTTCTGTATTTATGAACAACTAGTATCTCTACATGTGCATTGCACGTGTATGTCCAGTCATGTAGCACACGATTCTGTAAAATAATACAATATGTTTAGACAGATTTGAGTAAGTAATTGTATATTAAAAATTAATATACAAGTTTATGCGAATGATTGATATGAATCTTCATATAATAACTTATTTGTTGAGGTCAACATTACTGGGTATACATGTGAAATGTTGCAAGAAGCTTTTATGTAAAATGTAAAATGAGTGTAGGCATTATAAGCAACTATCTTTAGGATAGTAATCTTTTCTACATCTATAGTGCAAATGGGTAAATAAAAATTATGTTTGCAGGATACAATTCTTATTCAAGAAATTAAAGTTCCATTTTTTTATTTCTTCTACGACAGAAGTTCAACCCAATAGAAAACGGAACATCAATATATTTCCGTTGGTAGAAATGCAGAAGATTTAGGCAGAATTTCAGAAAAATAGCTTTTCTTACTGTGACTACAATACAGGATAAAAGCTTTTGTATAGATGTGTATTTCGATTTTAAATGCAGCTAACAATTAAAGACAAAAACAAAAAGGTTGATTACCAACATAAGTTCTGGTTGGTGCCTCAATGAGCATCACAAGCCTTGAAAAAGACACACCttctttttaattatttgattattattatcaaaaaattattatatataaaaatctaTGTCATCGATCAGGAATTATTAACAAAATATGTTGTCAAATAACAAAAAATCGTGGTTAATTCTATTTAAATGTCGTATCAACGTAAGCttgtaaaaaaaatcatattagcTATGAACTATTAGAGATAGATCAATAactgattccttttttttttctagtcatAAAACACGAAATACTATATTAATAAAAAGAAGCATTCTTTAATGCTACACTCCTTTTGCACATATATAAGGTTAGTATGAATATGAATCATCCAAATACCTTTTCAAGTATAAATATGATTCATCCAAATAAAAGGCTTCATCTATATCATTTTCATGATCTCGATCTAATTATCAAGTATTACTGTAAGTTTTAATTTATGTCTTATAACCTTGAAAATAATATTCCACATTTTGCATAAATGCTAGGAAATTATATATAATCGATCCAATTTCCTCTGGTAAACATGCATGCTAGACATAATATCTATTATTAGAGTATGTCCATTTATTCTAATGTTTATAAATGTTAAATTTTCAAATCATATTCTATTGTTAACTAAGGACTAAGAACATAAGGTAGAACCCGGTTTTATCACTTTCTTCTTGATCTTTTGTTGCAGTGTCTTTTGCCATATACTCTCAAGCAATATCTTTGACCGTTAAAGATATACAGATGCATAGGTGAAAAGATTTGAGAATCAAGTAATTCATCACACTTTGCTCTTTGCCGCAATTTGACATTTTCTCTTCTGATATGCTAGCCTTATATATGTGCAAAAGGAGTGTAGCATTATTAATGCATGCTTAAAAAATGGTCCAAATTtataaagaaagaaaggttaagaTAAAATATATGATTGTGTGTTCTCCGCTATTTATGTAAACCCAACTGTGTTGATCTTCAAATAGCTGCTCCAATCAACTTTTCCTTCATTTGGTTCATAAAGTGTGAAGATTCATACAAGTGTGCCAAACATTTGAAACATCCTAAAATAGAAATTAAATGCATAACCTGAAATGGCGAGAGGAGTTGCATTTTTTGGAAAAATGTCAACCCAAGGTTGCCAACGAATCCCACTCCGTCTCATAAAACTGTATTACAAATTATCAAATATAAAAATTGGACAAGATCAACTTTGAACAAAGTTTCTAAGAGATTAAGTTGAAAAGGACAAAGAAATGGTAACTTTGCTTGGTTGAATTGAAAGTGTGTATCACAATATGCGTTTTCTTCAACTTAAAAAAGAGAGAAACGGTTTGTAAaaacctgtttggtcgttattgcattacCGACCCTTTTGATAACTTTTTcgagctttattagctcatatttgacccgcggggaccgttggcatgcttcccgaggtcATTGGAGTAGATTTGGGAAAGTTTTGGGGAAATGTGGCTTAAAACCgaaaaatagttgactcaaagttgacttttgggtaaacggaccttttttgagaATCCGTTGGTTCCGAAAGGTCCGGATGGTCAGAGGAATCAATTTGGGTTTTTCATGAAAGAGGAGATTATGAAACTTGCAACAATAAAGACAAGTGATTTGCAGAATGTAGCACAACAAGAACCAAGAGTAAGTCAGGGGGATGGAGAAAATGACAAACAAGCTGTAGAAAAGGAGCAGAAAGAAGATTCAGTTCAAATACAAAGCCTAGGGATGAGTACCAATTAAAAATCATAGCAGAAGACTAAATCATTGCAATCTTCTAGTAAAAGTAACAACAAAGGGCAAAGAATAGAAGAGGAAGAAGATGTCAACTCAGGAAACATCACAAGTCCTGAGAAGATGCAGTCAATAGAGCAAGTAATAAGCAGTCCAAAGGAAACCAATGATCAGAAGAAGAATTTGCAACCAGAAGTAAATGAGTTACAAGGGCGACAAGGCAGCAGTTCTGTACAATCTTTATCAAAAAGCAAACAACATAGTGTTACCACTCCAAACAACGTATGTGAAAGTAACAAGTCCATCAAAAGAGGGGTGGATAAAGGTGAATGTACAGTTTTGGAGGTGATAATACTCAACATGATACAAGAATCCTAAAAACTGGGATTTCAGGGGGAAAAGAACTTGATATGCATTCAATTGATCAAAACAAACAAGCAGTGGCTAGACTAGGGGATCTCTCTCCAAAACAGGAGGATAAAGCAATAGAGAGAGGAAAGAAAAAGCAGATAAGAGACAACAGTGGAGTTCAAACAAGAAGAACTTTGCAGAAACCTAATGTTGCCTTATGaatgctatcattcaaattagatCTGTGAACACAATGGAAGCTTTTACAAGGTTAATGAAAATGCATCAAAAATATCATTTTGGTTTTATTGGTTTACTAGAACCTTTTCAAGATGCTGACAAGAAATAGGAATACAGAAGAAGAATTGGGCTACAACCTACTTTTGTTAACTGCTCTAACAAAATTTGGGCTTTGGTGAATGATATGTTTGAGGTGTGAATTGTGGAGGATTATCCAGCACTTTTAACTCTCAAATTGAAGATGCAGGGGCTTATGGAAAAGATGGTGGTCTCTCTAATATATGCAAAGTGTACTCAGATAGAAAGATTGGAGTTATGGGAGGCTTTGGAACAACTGGCTGTCACAATTCAAGTTCCTTGGCTGATAGGAAGAGATTTTAATGTCATCACATCGGAAGAAGAGAAGTATGGAGGTCTACCTATTACAATAAATTAAGTTCATGACTTCAAAACATGCATTCAAAGCTGTTTAGTGATGGATCTGGTCTTTAAAAGGGGAAAatatacttggtggaatggtcAAAATGGAGAGGATTGTATTTTCGAGAGGTTGGACAGATGTCTAGGGAATCAGGCCTTGCTGGACAAATATACTGGTTTGGAAGTGTCTCATTTAATCAGATATGGGTCTAATCATGCTTCTCTATTAATATCTTATACTGGGGAAACTGAAAATTTCGTAAAATCTTTCAAGTTTCTCAATTTCTTGGCTAAGGATGATAATTTTGTGGATACAGTAAAAGAACATTGGAAGGCTGACTTTATGGCTAATCCATTCAACTTGTTCCATTATAAGCTGAAGAAGGTAAAGGCTGCTTTAACACTATAGAGCAAAGAGACTTTTGGAAACATCTTTCAAGAGATTGAGACTTTGGAGGATGTGATCAAGGTGCATGAAATTCAGTTTGAACTTCTACCTACCCCTGCAAATAAGGAGAGACTGCATAAAGTTCTGGCTGATTTGAATAGATATCTGCACTTAGAATAAGATTTTGGAAGAAAAAGGCTGGAATGCAGTGGTTCAAGGATAGGGACAGGAATACTGCATTTTTCCATGCTTATGTGCAAGGTAGGAGAAGAGGTTGCAATTGAAAAGAATACAGGATCAGAATGGGAATTGGATAGAGGCGCATGAGGATATATCCTCAGAGGCTATTAGGTTTTTCTCAGAGCAATTTATTAAGGAAGTAGGCCCAACTGATTTTGAAATACTGGATCATGTTCCACAGAAGATTAATGCTGATCAAAATGATGTCATGGGGGAAGTATCAACTGAAGAAGAGGTAAAGAAAGTGGTGTTTAGTCTAAATGGAGAAAGTGCTGCTAGGCCAGATGGATTTACTGGAGTTTTCTATCAAACCTGTTGGGATGTCATAAAAGAAGATGTAATAAATATGGTTAAAGCTTTTTTCAGTGGATCAGAATTACCCAGGTCTATCACTCATACTAACTTGGTCCTATTGCCTAAAAAGGACACCATCAATACCTTCTCAGACATGAGACCAATTAGTTTGAGCGATTTTAGTAATAAATTCATCTCAAGTTTGATTCATGAAAGAATGGTGGAGTGTTTAGCAGAAATTGTTTCTCTACATCAGGCAGGATTTGTGAAAGGAAGAAGCATAATGGAGAATGTCCTACTTACTCAGGAAATTATTTCAGATATCAGGCTGAGGACAAAATCTACTAATGTAGTCATGAAACTAGACATGGCTAAGGCTTATGAC
Protein-coding sequences here:
- the LOC132619097 gene encoding bidirectional sugar transporter NEC1-like isoform X2, with the translated sequence MVQLSVHDLSFMFGLLGNIVSFIVFLAPVPTFYKIYKRNSSEGFQAIPYLVALFSAGLLLYYAYLKKNAYLIVSINGFGCVIELASKSQIFTGWLMLLIVGALGMLPNVLGFLFGVVQMLLYFVYKDSDKEDINEILDLKKVAKSKGVEVSVKIEGDSKALHSMEKAFPESK
- the LOC132619097 gene encoding bidirectional sugar transporter NEC1-like isoform X1; translated protein: MVQLSVHDLSFMFGLLGNIVSFIVFLAPVPTFYKIYKRNSSEGFQAIPYLVALFSAGLLLYYAYLKKNAYLIVSINGFGCVIELASKSQIFTGWLMLLIVGALGMVMLFSYVFAKCSERVMIVGWICAVIHVAVFAAPLSIMRQVIRTKSVEFMPFTLSLFLTLCATMWFFYGVFKDFYIALPNVLGFLFGVVQMLLYFVYKDSDKEDINEILDLKKVAKSKGVEVSVKIEGDSKALHSMEKAFPESK